In Salmo salar chromosome ssa03, Ssal_v3.1, whole genome shotgun sequence, a single genomic region encodes these proteins:
- the LOC106599606 gene encoding transmembrane protein 53: protein MAGSKPESYSKAEREIITGYKMANDGVDYNIVFPDALVSDRHWHGTKEPVVILLGWAGCRDKHLAKYRSIYNEQGCVTICYTAPLKTVFVSESFGYKELSNTAHKLLEILYDYEVENSPIFFHVFSNGGFMLYRYIVELLHSHKQFSTLCIVGAVVDSAPGSGNVRGALRALTATLGPEINVMLRYVLLALFAVTVFLLRVVLYPVTKYIHKNHYDAVRERPPTWPQLYLYSRADRVIRYSDVELMVKALKEKGVSVESFDFKTPAHVSHFRDFPEEYSKRCLAFLTNCMKDSEGTHTKKRYLIQH from the exons ATGGCGGGGAGTAAACCTGAATCGTATAGCAAAGCTGAAAGAGAGATTATAACCGGCTACAAAATGGCAAATGATGGCGTGGACTACAACATTGTGTTTCCAGATGCATTGGTCTCGG aTAGACACTGGCATGGAACAAAAGAACCAGTTGTCATACTGCTGGGATGGGCTGGATGCAGAGACAAACATCTTGCCAAGTACAGGTCAATTTATAACGAACAG GGTTGTGTCACTATTTGCTACACAGCACCCTTAAAGACAGTATTCGTCTCTGAATCTTTTGGCTACAAGGAGCTGAGTAACACTGCCCACAAACTGCTTGAGATACTCTATGATTACGAGGTGGAAAACAGTCCCATATTTTTCCATGTGTTCAGCAACGGGGGATTCATGCTTTACCGCTACATTGTTGAGCTCTTGCACAGTCATAAACAGTTCAGCACCCTCTGTATAGTTGGGGCTGTGGTGGACAGTGCCCCAGGCAGTGGAAATGTGAGAGGGGCATTACGGGCTCTTACAGCCACTCTGGGACCTGAAATCAATGTGATGTTGAGGTATGTTCTCTTGGCACTGTTTGCTGTAACAGTTTTCCTGCTTAGGGTGGTTCTATACCCTGTGACCAAGTATATCCACAAGAACCACTACGATGCCGTCCGGGAGCGCCCTCCTACCTGGCCACAGCTGTACCTGTACTCCAGAGCTGATCGAGTGATTCGGTACAGTGATGTTGAGCTCATGGTCAAGGCTCTAAAGGAGAAAGGTGTGTCTGTTGAAAGTTTTGACTTCAAAACCCCTGCCCATGTGAGCCATTTCCGTGACTTTCCAGAGGAGTACTCCAAGCGATGCCTTGCTTTCCTGACCAACTGCATGAAGGATTCAGAAGGGACCCACACAAAAAAGCGATACTTGATCCAGCATTGA